The genomic interval ATCCAGCGCAGCAGGCTGCCGCCGAAGAGCGAGCCGTTGGCGTTGAGATCCTCGGGCCGCACCCACTTGCGGGTGTAGAAGTTCACCCCCGGGTCCGTATCCTGCGCCGCCATGCCGATGAGCATACGAGGCGCGTGTTTCGGGATCGGGTCGCGCAGGTTTCGTCGATCGCTCCATCCGGTGTTCGCCGCGCCGTCCCGCCGCAGCGCGTCCCGAAGCAGTGGGATGACCCCTCGCGATCAGTCGCGACGCGTCGCGGACCGCGACCTCGCCTCAGGCGCCGCCCAGATCCGCACGCACGAGTCCGCCGTCGACGCGGATCTCCCGGTCGGCGACCGCGACATCCTCGGCGTCGTGGGTGACCCATACGACGGCCGCTCCGCGCGCAGCCTCGGCCCGGAGGATCTCGCGCGTGCGACCCCGACTCGCCGCGTCGAGGCCCGCGGCCGGCTCGTCGAGGATCAGGATCGCCGGCATCGCGACGATGCCCTGGGCGACGAGCGCGCGCTGCCGCTGCCCGCCCGAGAGCTCGGTCCACGGACGCGCACCGAGCCCCTCGAGGCCGACGCGCGCCAGCGCCGCGTCGACGGCCCGCGCCCGGCGAGTCCGGCGCGGCGCGCGTTCGAGGCGCGCCCAGCGCGCGGAGCGCGGGCGCCAGCCGCCCATGGCGACGACGTCGTGCACGGTGAGGGGCAGGTGCGGGGCGACGTCGGGCTGCTGGACCACGAGCGCGACCGCCGCGGCGCGCTCGATGGCGCCGCCGCTCGGCCGACGCACGCCCGCGAGCAGTTCCACGAGCGTGGACTTGCCCGAACCGTTGACGCCGGTGATCGCCACGAGCTCCCCGAAACCGATCTCGAGGTCGACGCCGCGGAGCACGGGCTCCCCACCGTAGTCGAATCGCAGACCGCGGGCGAGCAGCGCCTGCCGAACGCCGGGGGCCGCGTCCCGAGCGGAGCCTGCGGAGCGCTCTGCGAGCCCGGAGCGCTCTGCGAGCACGGAGCGCACGGAGCAGGACGAGCGGGAGGTCTCCGGGCCGGCCGAGGCGGTCGGGTCGTCCACCGGGACGGCCGGGGCGGCCGCGGAGTGGGACGCGGGAGCGGCGTCGAGCCGAACGGCAGGGCCGGACCGGACAGCGGACTCGGGCCGGGCCTGCGACGCGGACCGGGAGGCGAGAGACGGGAAGCGCATGATTCCGACTTTAGCATTTGATAATCATTATCGTTATGAGTACGCTGAACGACCGTGCCCACCTTCCCCGCCTCGCCGCTCGGCCCTGTCCTCGACCCCTTCGTCGTCGAGTTCATGCGTCACGCCCTGCTCGCCGGTGCCGTGACCGCGATCATCTGCAGCGTCGTGGGCACCTGGGTCGTGATCCGCGGGATGGCGTTCCTCGGCGAGGCGATCGGCCACGGCATGCTGCCCGGGGTCGCAATCGCGACGGTCGTCGGCGCGCCGCTGCTCCTCGGCGCCGCGGCGAGCGCCGCCCTCATGAGCGCCGCCATCGGCGCGCTGCAGCGCCGCGGCCGACTCTCCTACGACACGAGCATCGGCCTGCTCTTCGTCGGCATGCTCTCGCTCGGCGTCATCATCGTCTCGCACTCGCGCAGCTTCGCGACCGACACGACGGCGATGCTCTTCGGCGACATCCTCGCCGCGGAATCGGGCGATGCCGTGCTCCTGTGCGGCGCGCTCGCCGTGACGCTCGCGATCGCGATCCTCTGCCACCGCGCCTTCGTCGCCGCCGCCTTCGATGCGCGGATCGCGCAGGCGCTCGGGCTGCGGCCCCGGCTCGCGCGCTTCGCGCTCGTCGCGCTCGTCACGCTCGCCGTGGTCGCCTCCTACCAGATCGTCGGCAGCCTCCTTGCAGTGGCGCTGCTGCTCGCCCCGGCCGTGGCGGCGGGTCGGTGGACCGCGCGGATCCCGGCGACGATGCTCCTCGCGAGCGGCTTCGGGATCGCCGCCGTGGTGTCGGGCCTGCTCGCATCCTGGCACCTCGGCACCGCCGCCGGCGCGTCGATCGCGTTCGGCGCGATCCTGCTCGCCGCGGCTTCGACCCTCGTCCGCGCTGCCGTCGACCGGATCCGACGCCGCAGGGCCACCGGCGGAGGCGCCGCCGATGCACGCGCCGAACCCCCGCATCGAGACGACGCCCCCGCGCGCAGCATCGCCGTTCCTCCCACCCGTTGACCTCAGAGAAAGCCGCAATGACCTCCCACCGCTTCATCCTCGCCGCCGCCGCCGCAGCCGCCGCGACGCTCCTGCTCGGCGGCTGCGCCGCCTTCACCGGCGGCGGCGCCCCCGTCGACCCTCACGGCACGACGGGGCCCGCCGCCGAGAACGCCGACCACGGCGCCGTCGCCGGCGCCAGCGAGGTCGCCGAGCCGCCGCTGCAGCTCCTGAGCATCGACGACGCCGGATCCGTCGGGATCCACGACCTCCTCGCCGGGACGGACACCGAGATCGGCGAGCTGCCCGGGATCGTCGGCACGGCGACCGACGGTCGCTACGTGTTCGCCGAGTCCGTGCGCGCCGACGCATCCGACTCCGATACGCACTTCCCGGACATCGCCGGAGGCACCGCGGGCGTTCATGTCATCGACAGCGGTGTCTGGACCTGGGATCACGTGGACCACTTCCACTACTACCGGGCGGCGCCTGCCCTGCTCGGCGAGGTCGCCGGCGAGGGGCCGGTCGCAGTCTCCGGCGGACCGCTCGCCACGGCCGGCGGCACCGCGCTCGCCTTCGCGGGATCGCGGGAGGCGGTGCTCCTCGACAATCACGCCCTCTCCCAGGGGGAGCTCGTCGAGACGCTGCGCCTCCCGCTCGACGGCGCCTCCGGCGATCCCCTCGTCGCGGCGCCGATCGGCGAGGGCATGGTCGTGAGTTCGGCGACCGGCGATGACGGAGAACTGCGGTTCGTCGGTCCCGAAGAACCGGGATCCACCGATGCAGGATCCGACGATGCCGGTTCCGACGATGCAGGATCCGACGATGCGGGATCCGGAGGCGCGGACGCCGAGAGCGCGGAGGCCGAGGGTGCCGGATCCCGCGGATCGGCGGCGCCCTGCGCCGCCCCGTCTGGCACCATCACCACGCGCGTCGGCCTCGTCATCGGCTGCGCCGACGGAGCGGTGCTCGTGACGACCAGCGCGGGAACGGGCGGCGCGGACGGCGTCGACTTCACGCGGATCCCCTACCCCGAGGCCGCCGCGGGGGGCGAGCCGGCCGCCGAGCGCGCCCTCGCCTTCGACGGCAGGAAGGGGCGGCCGACCGTCGCCGGCATCGCGGGCGACACCGGGTTCTGGCTGCTCGACACCCGCGAGCGGGCCTGGTCATTCATCCCGACGGAGGCGCCGCTCGCCCGCGTCGTCGCGGTGGACGACGGCGCCGCGGACGCGCCCGCGCACGTCGTCGGACTCGGCACGGACGGACGGGTGCGGGTGTTCGACGCCGAGAGCGGCGCGCTGCTGGGCGCCACCGACGCGCTCGTGCGCGCGGAGGGGGCGGCCAGGGGCGGAACCGCCTCGCTCTTCGTCGACGCCCAGCGGGCCTACGTCAACGATCCCGCGACCGGCGAGGTCTTCGAGATCGATTACGCGGACGGCGCCCGTGTCGCCCGGGCGATCTCACCGGGCACTCCCGCGGCGCACCTCGCGGAGGTGGGACGATGACCCGCCGCGTGTCGGCCCCGCGCATCGCGCGGCGAGCTCGCCGGCGCATCGCGATCCTCGCCCCCGCGCTGCTCGCGGCCGCCCTCCTCGGCGGCTGCGCCGCTCCCGGCGCCGGCGGTTCGCCCGCCGAGGCGTCGGGCGCCCCGCGCATCGTCGTCACCACCAACATCCTCGGCGACGTCGTCTCGGCCGTCGTCGGGGATGAGGCGGAGGTCACGACCCTCATGCGCCCGAACGCCGACCCGCACTCCTTCGAGATCTCCGCGCAGGAGGCCGCCCTCCTTTCCTCGGCCGAGCTCGTCGTATCCAACGGACTGGGCCTCGAGGAGGGCCTGCAGCAGCACCTCGATGGCCTCGCCGGAGACGCCGGAGACGGCGGGAACGCCGGGGACGCGCGACTGCTCACCGCCGGCGACGTGATCGACCCCCTCCCCTACGCGGAGGGCGACGCGGCCGGCACGCCTGATCCGCACTTCTGGACCGATCCGGCGCGGATGGGGGACGTCGTCGACGCCGTCGCCGAGCGCGTCGCCGCGATCGACGGCGTCGATCCCGAACGGATTGCGGAGCGGGCGGCCGACTACCGAGCGGAGCTCGCGGAGCTGGATGCCGAGATGACGACCGCCTTCGACGCGATCCCGCGGGATCGCCGGGCGCTCGTCACCAACCATCACGTGTTCGGCTACCTCGCCGCGCGCTTCGACTTCCGAGTCGTGGGGGCGGTGATCCCCGGCGGCACGACGCTCGCCTCGCCGAGCGCCGCGGATCTGCGCGAGCTCACGTCGGCGATCGAGCAGGCCGGCGTGCCCGCGATCTTCGCGGAGTCCTCCCAGCCCGACCGCCTCGTGCAGGTGCTCGCGAGCGAGGCGGGGATCGATGTCGACGTCATCGAGCTGTACACGGAGTCGCTGACCGCCCCGGGCGAGGGCGCCGACACCTACCTGACCATGATGCGCGCGAACACGCAGCGCATCGCCGACGGGCTCGGGGCGTGAGCGGGTCCGTCCGCTCCGGCGGACGGACCCGCTCGGATCCCGGGACCGACCCTCCAGAGAAAGAGAGAACATGACGCATCTTCCAGGACGCAGGACCGCCGCCGTGGCCGCGCTGGCCGGCATCGCGCTGCTCGCCACGGCCTGCTCGACGGCGGACGCCGGCGGCGAGGCAGCAACGGGCGGGGCCCGGGACGGCGCCGCGGCGCAGGTCGCCGGCGCCGACGGCCGCATCGCGGTCGCCTACGCGAACGGGATCGCGGTGCTCGACGCGGCGACGCTCGACGTGGTCGAGGAGTTCGAGACGGAGGAGTTCACCCGTCTGAACGCCTTCGGCGATGGCGAGAACGTCGCCGTCACGACGTCCGAGGGCTTCCAGATCCTCGACACGGCCGCCCCCGAGCTGACCTCCACCGTCTTCCCGGCCACCACTCCGGGGCACGTCGTCGTGCACGACGGCAAGACCGTGCTCTTCGACGACGGCACGGGCGCCACCACGATCGTCGAGACCGATGCGCTGCGCGACGGCGACGGCGCGCTGCCCGAGACCGTCGAGTACACGGCGGACGCGGCGCACCACGGCGTCTCGATCGTGCTCGCGGACGGCACCCTGCTCACCACCGTGGGCGACGAGACCGCGCGGACGGGGGCCGTCGCGCTCGGACCGCACGACGATCACTGGCACGAGCTCGCCGCGAGCGACGAGTGCCCCGGCATCCACGGCGAAGGCACCGCGAAGGGCGAGGCGGTGATCTTCGGCTGCGAGGACGGCGCGCTGCTCTACCACGACGGCGCCTTCGAGAAGTTCACCGCCCCGGACGCCTACGGGCGCATGGGCAACGCCTACGTGTCCGAGACCAGCCCGATCGTCGTCGGCGACTACAAGTCAGACCCGGACGCGGAGGGCTACCTGCTCAACTCGCTCGCGCTCATCGATACCTCGGCGCACTCCTACGAGGTCGTCGACCTGCCCGACGAGGTGCAGTTCACCTACCGCGATGTGGCGCGCGGCCCGGAGGACCTCGCCTACATCATCGCCACGGACGGCAGCATCCACGTCCTCGACCCCGCCTCGGGCGAGCTGGTCGATGAGTTCCCGGTGATCGACGCGTGGGAGGGGCCGGCCGAATGGCAGGATCCGCATCCCTCGATCAAGGTGGCCGGCGACATCGCCTACGTCACCGAACCTGCGGCGAACGCCCTCCACGCGATCGACCTCACGACGGGCGAGATCCTCGCGAGCGCCGAGTTCGCCGAGGCGCCGAACGAGATCGCCGTGGCCTGAGCCCGGAGGACGGCCTACGTGCCCGGAGCCGGATTCCGGTGCCGGGCCCGCGGGCCGTCTGTGCGCTCAGGCGCGCCGGTACTGCGCGGTGACGGGGCAGTCGAAGGGGTCCCTGGCCGAGAGCCCCACCCGGTTGAGGTAGGCGATCACGATCGCGTAGGAGCGCCAGAGGGACGTCTCCGTGTAGGGGACGCCGAGGGTGCGGCAGTGCTCGCGGACGATGGTCCGGGCGCGCGCGAGGTGCGGCCGCGCCATGCTCGGGAAGAGATGGTGCTCCACCTGGTAGTTCAGTCCGCCCATGAGCCAGGTCGCCCACCATCCGCCGCGGATGTTGCGCGAGGTGCGCACCTGCTTGGTGAAGAAGTCGAGGCGCGCGTCGTGCGCGATGACCGGCATGCCCTTGTGGTTCGGCGCGAACGATGCGCCCATGTAGACGCCGAAGACGGCGAGCTGCACCCCGAGGAAGGCGAAGGCCATGCCGAGCGGGAGCACCCAGAAGACGGGCACGAGGACGACGGCGAACCGGGCGACGATGATCGAGAGCTCGATCCAGCGGCCGCGCACGGGCTCGCGGCCGAACAGGTGGGCGAAGCTCTGCGCGTGCAGGTTGAGGCCCTCCAGGGTGAGCAGCGGGAAGAACCACCATCCCTGCCGCTTCGTGAGCGCCCGGCGGAAGCCGCGGGCCTGCGCCGCGTCCTCCTCGAGGAAGGAGATGGTGTCGACCTCGATGTCGGGATCCTTGCCGACGCGGTTGGGGTTCGCGTGGTGCCTGGTGTGCTTCGAATCCCACCACGCGTAGCTCATGCCGATGAGGCCGGCGAGGACGCGGGCGAGCCGGTCGTTGGCGGGACCGCGCGCGAGGATCTGCCGGTGGGCGGCCTCGTGCGCGAGGAAGGCGGTCTGGGTGAAGACGATGCCGAGCGCCGCGGCGATGAGCAGTTGGAACCAGCTCTCCCCCAGCAGCACGAATCCGGTGACGGCGCCGCCGAAGGCGAGGAGCAGCGCAGCGCCGACGGCCGCGTAGAACCACGGCGCGCGCCGGAGCAGTCCGGATTCCCTGACCACCTGGGAGATCTGCGAATAGGTCTTCGCGACGGAGGGGAAGTCCCCGGTCTTCGCCCGGGTCGGCGTGTATCCGCCCGACGTGAGAGTAGCGGTATCCACGATGCGCACCTGTTCCATTCCGGAGCGCTGCGAGCAGCGGTCCTGATAAGCCACAGGCGGTTGCCGATCGCTGCTCGCAACGCTACCGCCCCGAGCATGGCGGAAGCTGCATGCACGGTGCACGCTCAGGAAGCGCGAGGCGCGGCAACGCCACGGCGAGCGGGGGCTGGGGCGGGACGCACGGGCTCGGGACGCGCGCTCCGGCGGCGCCGGGCCGCAGAGGCCTGCGCCCGCGACATGCGGGAGGCAATCGACCGCGGAATCACCCGATCAGATGACGATATGTGGTGGCCGGTGGTGGACCTAATCGGAACTCCCAGAGGCGGCTGGATCGCCTGGTTTCCGCGTGGGAGCAGGGCGATCGAGGTGGCTCACATGAGTCGAGCGTCGACGAGGAACCCGATCCTGGGGTGGTCTCGAACCCTAGTAGACGTAATCGAACACCACTGACGGTGAAGGAAGTAGAGGCTATTCAAACCGCTCGGGCGAACGGCGAGAGCGTGCTATCGATCGCGAAGCAGTTCAACATCCACCGGATGACGGTGTGGGAGCACACGAAGCAATCAGGGGTGCGGCCACGGTGAGCCAAGCTCGAGGGCCCCTGTGCCAACTCCTGCGGTCGTCAATGCGACACATCGGATGCCGACCTTTCCCGAGTTCGTCGCGCGGCTGGGAAAACATGTCCCAAAATCGTGGTTTCACCTCAACCAGTCACGACGCCAACTTCCGCGACGCAATCGTCAGCTCCGCTGCGGCTGCTGGGCAGCGTCTCACATAGGTGATGTTCACGAGGCACGTCCGTGCACACAGTTCCCCCAATATCCTCGGCTCATGGCAAGACCTCCGCGATGGCAGGCGACCCTCGACGCCAGCATCGAAGAGGCGTGCCTGGCCGTGCGCCTCTACAACGACTCGGCGGAGGCACGGGCGTTCGAGGGATTCGTCGTCCACATGCACCTGGCATGGCTGTACCTGCTGCACGCAGAGTTCGTCCGCGACGACGTCGACTTTCGCTACTGGGACCCGAGCTTCAAGAAGCGCCTGCTCAAGGTCGACGGCGAGCCGAAGCGGTGGGAGCTGGAACGCTCGATGAAGGAGCGTTGGCCGGCGGACCCGGATCCGGCCCGCGCCAACCTCGCTCTCTCTTCATCCGGCTCCGGAACCGGCTCGAGCACCGCCACGCGCACGCGGACGAGGCGCTGATGCTCAACCTCTCCGGCCACGCCCATGCCCTGCTCGTCAACTACGAGTCCGAGCTCACGGCTCAGTTCGGCGACAACCAGTCACTGGCGCTCCGGCTGCGGCTGCCGATCTTCGTCGGCACGTTCACTCCCCAGGGAAAGCAGGCCCTCCGCCGGTTCCGCAAGACGCTGCCGGCCGACCTGCGCACCTTCGTGACTGAGTACGAGTCTGGCCTCGACGAGGCAGTGACCGCCGACCCGCGCTACGAGTTCCGGCTGCGGGCGATGGTCGAACTGGCCCCCAAGGACCCGGACGCCGTCGCCATGCAGTTCACGCACTACGCGGACATGACCGATGACGAGCGGGCTGCCGTCGAGGAGCTCGGACGGCGAGGGCAGGTCATCGTGCGCGACCGCAAGCAGCCGGTATCCGGCCTCGGCAGGCTCATGCCGAAACCTGCTGCAGCGGAGGTCGAAGCCGGCATCCCGTTCGTGTTCAACCAGAGCCACTTCACCGCCGCGTGGAAGAGGAAGGAGGTCCGTCCACCGAACGGCGACCCGAACCCCGACCGGACGAACAGCGACTTCTGCGAGTACGACGAGCCGACGAAGTCCTACCGGTACACGAAGGCGTACGTGAACCACCTCATCAAGAAGTGCGGGACGACGGAGGGGTTCAAGGAGACCACAGGCATGACGGCCCGTCCGAAGGCCACGATCAGCACGAGTTCCCCGTCTTCTTCCGCGAGCTGATCTGTTCTCGCTCCGCTCCTGAGCCCATGCCAATGGGGGCGGCCGAGTGCTGCGGTCCGGGCCGAGCGTCAGACCTCGCGATGTTCCGCAGCGTCCAGCGCGGCCAGGACGCGCTGCGGATCCACGATCAGGCCGCACAGGCTGCTCGCACGGCGAGCCCACGGGACCGGATCGGTCCCTTCGTCGAACGACACGGCCGACTCGAACTGACGCCGGAGGTTGACGGGCAGCCGACCGGCCAGCGCCCGGCCGAGCTCGCGGCCCTCGGTCGCCCGCGGCGAGGACGGCGGCATGAAACGCGCCAGCTTCCCGGTCGCAGGGACCGGTACGTCGGATGCGCTCTCGAGGGTGGCGATGGCCTCGCGCGCCCAGCCGCCGTCCCATGCATCGGGCAGTGGGATCGCGATCTCCTGGACGCTGGCGATCGCGTTCCGACCCAGCGCCAGCGAAAGCCCGCCGGGATCCTCGTGGTAGTTCAGGTACCGCGCGACATCAATGCCCGATGGACACACCTCGGTCAGCACCACGTCGCCGAGCCAGTCGCTGGGATCGACGAGCCAGCCCTCCCGCACCACGACGTCCGGCCTGAGCCGCACCCTGTAGAGGTAGAACTGGTTGCGGCTGTCGGCTTGGTCGTCCATTCGCCGCAGCATGTTGTGGACCGCGGCCTCGTATGTGCCGACGTGGAGCGCTTTTGAGCGCTGGCGCGCTGTCCACGCGGCGACGTGCTCCTCGCCGCCCATCCTCAGGCGCGTCTCGGCCGTCAGGTCTGCAGCCGGGTCGAAGTGCTTCGCCGGCCAGTCCGGACAGGTGCTCGTGTGGTACCAGAAGAACTGGGGAACCCGCTCGTTGTCGAGCGCTGGGTCGCGAGGAGCGATCGTCACCCGGGGCGCGTGCTCGTGCTCGCAGGTCAGGCCGCAGCCGGGGCATTTCTCTTCGGTCTGCTCCCAGCGGTCGATCCAGCCGAGGTCGACGAGGAACTCGCGGCCGCAGCCTGCGCACAGCATGCAGCGGTCCCGCGAGAAGTCAATGCGTCGTTCCATGGCCCCATTCTCCGATCAGTCACCGACTGCAACGGCTCGGATCCCAACGACAAACAGCGGCTACCGCCCGTGCAGTTCGCGCTCGATCCGGCTCGACTTGCCGTCCTCTCCCGCCTCCCGCAGATAGCGGACCGCCGTGGAGCCGAGGCCGCACGAGCAATCGATCTCCTTCTCCGCGGCTGCCCCGCGCGACTCCTGGCTCCACTTCCGGCCGAGGGCGTGGCTCCGGGACCTCAGGCACGTAGTGCTGTCGACTGCTTGCGCTGGCGGCGTTCGCGGATGCGGGCGCGGGCGAGGAGGACGAGGCTCCAGGGGCCGAAGATGAGGAACTTCAGGGCGTTGTAGAAGAAGAGCAGGAATGGCAGGTAGAGCCATTCGGTCCAGCCGGCCTGGACGAGCGCGGCGCAGCCGACGGCCGCGGCCAGGTAGGCGAGTCCGAGGAGCATCGCGGGGACGCCCCAGCGCAGTCCTTCACGGGTGCGTAGCCGGTTCAGGAGTCGGTTGGTGGGCGCGTATCGCTGCAGCAGGGTGTGGGTGCGGACGCTGAGGTTCCACAATCCGGTGAACATGTCGGGCCTCTTTCAGCACAGGCGGATACCCAAGTGGTGATGTCGCAGGCCTGTGCTGGTGGGTCTCCCGATGGCGAGAGGGTCTTCCGCCCAGGTTGCGATTCGCTGGGTCGGACATCTGTGTTCCTGCTCGCCACCAAGGATACGACCGTGAGCCGACAACCACCACCCCCCTCGCGGGGACCTCGGCGGGTTCATTCTCGGTCAGCGTTGCG from Leucobacter allii carries:
- a CDS encoding metal ABC transporter ATP-binding protein: MDDPTASAGPETSRSSCSVRSVLAERSGLAERSAGSARDAAPGVRQALLARGLRFDYGGEPVLRGVDLEIGFGELVAITGVNGSGKSTLVELLAGVRRPSGGAIERAAAVALVVQQPDVAPHLPLTVHDVVAMGGWRPRSARWARLERAPRRTRRARAVDAALARVGLEGLGARPWTELSGGQRQRALVAQGIVAMPAILILDEPAAGLDAASRGRTREILRAEAARGAAVVWVTHDAEDVAVADREIRVDGGLVRADLGGA
- the aztB gene encoding zinc ABC transporter permease AztB, coding for MRHALLAGAVTAIICSVVGTWVVIRGMAFLGEAIGHGMLPGVAIATVVGAPLLLGAAASAALMSAAIGALQRRGRLSYDTSIGLLFVGMLSLGVIIVSHSRSFATDTTAMLFGDILAAESGDAVLLCGALAVTLAIAILCHRAFVAAAFDARIAQALGLRPRLARFALVALVTLAVVASYQIVGSLLAVALLLAPAVAAGRWTARIPATMLLASGFGIAAVVSGLLASWHLGTAAGASIAFGAILLAAASTLVRAAVDRIRRRRATGGGAADARAEPPHRDDAPARSIAVPPTR
- a CDS encoding ABC transporter, which translates into the protein MTSHRFILAAAAAAAATLLLGGCAAFTGGGAPVDPHGTTGPAAENADHGAVAGASEVAEPPLQLLSIDDAGSVGIHDLLAGTDTEIGELPGIVGTATDGRYVFAESVRADASDSDTHFPDIAGGTAGVHVIDSGVWTWDHVDHFHYYRAAPALLGEVAGEGPVAVSGGPLATAGGTALAFAGSREAVLLDNHALSQGELVETLRLPLDGASGDPLVAAPIGEGMVVSSATGDDGELRFVGPEEPGSTDAGSDDAGSDDAGSDDAGSGGADAESAEAEGAGSRGSAAPCAAPSGTITTRVGLVIGCADGAVLVTTSAGTGGADGVDFTRIPYPEAAAGGEPAAERALAFDGRKGRPTVAGIAGDTGFWLLDTRERAWSFIPTEAPLARVVAVDDGAADAPAHVVGLGTDGRVRVFDAESGALLGATDALVRAEGAARGGTASLFVDAQRAYVNDPATGEVFEIDYADGARVARAISPGTPAAHLAEVGR
- the aztC gene encoding zinc ABC transporter substrate-binding protein AztC, with protein sequence MTRRVSAPRIARRARRRIAILAPALLAAALLGGCAAPGAGGSPAEASGAPRIVVTTNILGDVVSAVVGDEAEVTTLMRPNADPHSFEISAQEAALLSSAELVVSNGLGLEEGLQQHLDGLAGDAGDGGNAGDARLLTAGDVIDPLPYAEGDAAGTPDPHFWTDPARMGDVVDAVAERVAAIDGVDPERIAERAADYRAELAELDAEMTTAFDAIPRDRRALVTNHHVFGYLAARFDFRVVGAVIPGGTTLASPSAADLRELTSAIEQAGVPAIFAESSQPDRLVQVLASEAGIDVDVIELYTESLTAPGEGADTYLTMMRANTQRIADGLGA
- the aztD gene encoding zinc metallochaperone AztD; amino-acid sequence: MTHLPGRRTAAVAALAGIALLATACSTADAGGEAATGGARDGAAAQVAGADGRIAVAYANGIAVLDAATLDVVEEFETEEFTRLNAFGDGENVAVTTSEGFQILDTAAPELTSTVFPATTPGHVVVHDGKTVLFDDGTGATTIVETDALRDGDGALPETVEYTADAAHHGVSIVLADGTLLTTVGDETARTGAVALGPHDDHWHELAASDECPGIHGEGTAKGEAVIFGCEDGALLYHDGAFEKFTAPDAYGRMGNAYVSETSPIVVGDYKSDPDAEGYLLNSLALIDTSAHSYEVVDLPDEVQFTYRDVARGPEDLAYIIATDGSIHVLDPASGELVDEFPVIDAWEGPAEWQDPHPSIKVAGDIAYVTEPAANALHAIDLTTGEILASAEFAEAPNEIAVA
- a CDS encoding fatty acid desaturase family protein — translated: MEQVRIVDTATLTSGGYTPTRAKTGDFPSVAKTYSQISQVVRESGLLRRAPWFYAAVGAALLLAFGGAVTGFVLLGESWFQLLIAAALGIVFTQTAFLAHEAAHRQILARGPANDRLARVLAGLIGMSYAWWDSKHTRHHANPNRVGKDPDIEVDTISFLEEDAAQARGFRRALTKRQGWWFFPLLTLEGLNLHAQSFAHLFGREPVRGRWIELSIIVARFAVVLVPVFWVLPLGMAFAFLGVQLAVFGVYMGASFAPNHKGMPVIAHDARLDFFTKQVRTSRNIRGGWWATWLMGGLNYQVEHHLFPSMARPHLARARTIVREHCRTLGVPYTETSLWRSYAIVIAYLNRVGLSARDPFDCPVTAQYRRA
- a CDS encoding DUF3644 domain-containing protein, yielding MARPPRWQATLDASIEEACLAVRLYNDSAEARAFEGFVVHMHLAWLYLLHAEFVRDDVDFRYWDPSFKKRLLKVDGEPKRWELERSMKERWPADPDPARANLALSSSGSGTGSSTATRTRTRR
- a CDS encoding DUF3644 domain-containing protein produces the protein MLNLSGHAHALLVNYESELTAQFGDNQSLALRLRLPIFVGTFTPQGKQALRRFRKTLPADLRTFVTEYESGLDEAVTADPRYEFRLRAMVELAPKDPDAVAMQFTHYADMTDDERAAVEELGRRGQVIVRDRKQPVSGLGRLMPKPAAAEVEAGIPFVFNQSHFTAAWKRKEVRPPNGDPNPDRTNSDFCEYDEPTKSYRYTKAYVNHLIKKCGTTEGFKETTGMTARPKATISTSSPSSSAS
- a CDS encoding sulfate permease, whose translation is MFTGLWNLSVRTHTLLQRYAPTNRLLNRLRTREGLRWGVPAMLLGLAYLAAAVGCAALVQAGWTEWLYLPFLLFFYNALKFLIFGPWSLVLLARARIRERRQRKQSTALRA